The following are encoded in a window of Candidatus Poribacteria bacterium genomic DNA:
- a CDS encoding DUF58 domain-containing protein: MPRIPVSLLFQILVTMLLTPQFLKRLDPFYMRSKHMFRGKFRGERRSLNRGTGMEFADYRVYEPGDDLRHVDWNIYARLDRLFIKLFHTDEDLSLVLLIDNSRSMEFGSPTKLTCAKQIAAALGYIALAHADSVAVYTCAERLSPTLPPTTGKSQFPRLTKALNAMTASGQTRLTECLKQLPMYQRRAGVGVILSDFLDPNGYADGLKLLLGRGFSLTVIHLISPEEMAPQTHLENTPTGADWLVEDAETGETKAVTINAEILAQYRDQQQAFCNNMQRFCTDQSIGYAELKSDTPVEPFILQELHRIGLIQRHR, encoded by the coding sequence GTGCCTCGTATACCCGTTTCTCTGCTATTCCAAATACTTGTAACGATGCTTCTTACACCACAATTTCTGAAACGACTTGACCCCTTCTACATGCGATCGAAGCATATGTTCCGCGGCAAATTCAGAGGCGAACGGCGAAGCCTCAATCGCGGCACAGGTATGGAATTCGCTGACTATCGTGTTTATGAACCCGGCGATGATCTGCGACATGTCGACTGGAACATTTACGCACGGTTAGACAGACTCTTTATCAAACTCTTCCACACTGACGAAGACTTATCACTTGTGCTACTCATTGACAATAGCCGTTCCATGGAATTTGGATCGCCTACCAAATTGACGTGCGCTAAGCAGATCGCCGCGGCGTTGGGTTATATCGCTTTAGCACACGCTGACAGCGTTGCAGTCTACACTTGTGCTGAACGACTCTCGCCAACGCTGCCACCAACGACAGGCAAATCGCAATTCCCCCGGTTAACGAAAGCACTCAACGCAATGACAGCATCCGGGCAAACGCGGCTAACGGAATGCCTTAAGCAACTTCCTATGTACCAACGACGTGCTGGCGTGGGCGTCATACTTTCAGATTTTTTGGATCCGAACGGCTACGCCGATGGGCTCAAATTACTCTTAGGACGCGGGTTCTCCCTCACAGTTATCCATTTGATAAGCCCAGAAGAGATGGCCCCACAAACACACTTGGAAAACACTCCTACTGGCGCGGATTGGTTGGTGGAAGATGCCGAAACAGGTGAAACGAAAGCCGTCACGATTAATGCAGAAATCCTCGCACAATATCGGGATCAACAGCAGGCATTTTGCAACAATATGCAACGTTTCTGCACCGATCAAAGTATTGGCTACGCGGAATTAAAAAGCGATACACCTGTAGAGCCTTTTATTTTACAGGAGCTGCATAGGATAGGTCTCATTCAGAGGCATCGGTAA
- a CDS encoding O-acetyl-ADP-ribose deacetylase, with protein MNKQIKQTDLEMIQGDITKAQVDAIVNAANSELIGGGGVDGAIRRAGGNAIEGACAEIRRREGGCPTGKAVITPGGNLHAKYVIHTVGPVWEGGNSGEAELLASCYKESLRLAIKNNIQSIAFPSISTGIYGYPTEKAAVVALTAVKKLVLQSDTVPATIQFILFDEATHACYVDALLTVF; from the coding sequence ATGAACAAGCAGATTAAACAAACAGACTTGGAAATGATTCAAGGCGATATCACGAAAGCTCAGGTTGATGCCATCGTGAATGCAGCGAACAGCGAACTCATCGGCGGTGGCGGTGTAGACGGCGCGATACGGCGCGCTGGTGGGAACGCAATTGAGGGGGCATGCGCAGAAATCCGCAGACGTGAAGGCGGTTGTCCTACTGGCAAAGCGGTCATCACCCCAGGCGGTAACCTTCACGCGAAATATGTGATTCACACCGTTGGACCGGTGTGGGAAGGCGGTAATTCAGGTGAAGCAGAACTGCTTGCGAGTTGTTATAAGGAGAGTCTCCGACTCGCTATAAAAAACAACATTCAAAGCATTGCTTTTCCTTCGATTAGCACCGGTATCTATGGATACCCAACGGAGAAAGCGGCAGTCGTTGCACTGACTGCGGTGAAAAAACTTGTGCTCCAGAGTGACACTGTGCCAGCGACGATTCAGTTTATCCTGTTTGATGAGGCAACCCATGCCTGCTATGTGGACGCTTTGCTCACTGTTTTTTAA